A genomic region of Alistipes megaguti contains the following coding sequences:
- a CDS encoding TolC family protein, producing MKHLLLTILLTGFGAAALAQTPTNPSPEPMRDFPENEPLTLRRCLEIGLERNYDVRIVRNEERISDNNATAANAGMLPTVDLQAGYTGTWDNRRGTTLRDGSQSTETSVYDQTASVGVAVNWTLFDGFRIRTTYDRLRELQQMGALQTRITIEDFMANLTAEYYNYLQQTLRLRNFRNAVQLSRERLRISEERFRVGNFSRLDLLQARVDFNADSSQYMSQQEVVTASRIRINELLAHENLDRRIAVQDSVIRVNASLDWDELLDRTLSANASLLMAGHDTAIAEFDLKILQARNYPYVNLSTGYGYSYNLYGTGTNRSRGTLGLNAGVSVGFTLFDGNRRREQRNARISVENAELTRQQLELSLRANLSNFWQAYRNNLEVIHLEEDNLVAARENYEIAMERYRLGDLPGIEMREAQKSLLDAEERILTAQYNTKLCEISLQQISGNVLIYLE from the coding sequence ATGAAACACCTCCTTCTGACCATACTCCTGACGGGATTCGGGGCCGCAGCACTGGCCCAGACCCCGACAAACCCAAGTCCCGAACCAATGCGGGACTTCCCCGAGAACGAACCGCTGACGCTGCGCCGCTGCCTGGAGATCGGACTCGAACGCAACTACGACGTGCGCATCGTCCGCAACGAAGAACGCATCAGCGACAACAACGCCACGGCTGCCAATGCCGGCATGCTGCCCACGGTGGACCTCCAGGCGGGCTACACCGGCACGTGGGACAACCGTCGCGGCACGACGCTGCGCGACGGCTCGCAAAGCACCGAAACGAGCGTCTACGACCAAACGGCCAGCGTGGGTGTGGCCGTGAACTGGACGCTGTTCGACGGCTTCCGCATCCGGACCACCTACGACCGCCTTCGGGAGCTGCAGCAGATGGGAGCCCTGCAGACCCGCATCACCATCGAGGACTTCATGGCCAACCTCACGGCCGAATACTACAACTACCTGCAGCAGACGCTGCGGCTCAGGAATTTCCGCAATGCGGTGCAGCTCTCGCGCGAACGGCTGCGCATCTCCGAGGAGCGTTTCCGCGTGGGCAACTTCTCGCGGCTCGACCTGCTGCAGGCCCGCGTGGACTTCAACGCCGACAGTTCGCAGTACATGTCGCAGCAGGAGGTGGTCACCGCCTCGCGCATCCGCATCAACGAGTTGCTGGCCCACGAGAACCTCGACCGCCGGATCGCCGTGCAGGACTCGGTAATCCGGGTCAACGCCTCGCTCGACTGGGACGAACTGCTCGACCGCACGCTCTCGGCCAACGCTTCGCTGCTGATGGCCGGCCACGACACCGCCATCGCGGAGTTCGACCTGAAGATCCTCCAGGCGCGGAACTACCCCTATGTCAACCTCTCGACCGGCTACGGATACTCCTACAACCTCTACGGCACGGGCACGAACCGTTCGCGCGGCACACTCGGGCTGAATGCCGGGGTTTCGGTGGGCTTCACCCTCTTCGACGGCAACCGCCGCCGCGAACAGCGCAACGCCCGCATCAGCGTCGAGAATGCCGAGCTGACGCGCCAGCAGCTCGAACTCTCGCTGCGGGCCAACCTCTCGAACTTCTGGCAGGCCTACCGCAACAATCTCGAGGTGATCCATCTGGAGGAGGACAACCTTGTGGCGGCCCGCGAGAATTACGAGATTGCCATGGAACGCTACCGGCTGGGCGACCTGCCGGGCATCGAGATGCGCGAGGCGCAGAAGAGCCTGCTGGATGCCGAGGAGCGTATCCTTACGGCGCAGTACAACACGAAACTCTGCGAGATCTCGCTCCAGCAGATCAGCGGCAACGTGCTGATCTATCTCGAATAG
- the trxA gene encoding thioredoxin translates to MKRLLLGIAALSLFATGCAQNNTKKKENTQNTKEMNTIALTKADFLKKVVDYEKSPTEWKYLGDKPALVDFYATWCGPCKALAPVLEELAAEYKDQIYIYKIDTDAEQELAAAFGIRSIPTLLFIPMEGKPQMAQGALPKATLKKAINEIMLNNKQ, encoded by the coding sequence ATGAAACGACTGCTGCTCGGAATTGCCGCCCTCTCGCTCTTCGCGACGGGCTGCGCACAGAACAACACGAAGAAAAAGGAAAACACACAAAACACGAAAGAGATGAATACGATTGCACTGACGAAAGCCGACTTTCTGAAGAAGGTCGTCGACTACGAAAAGAGCCCCACGGAGTGGAAATATCTGGGCGACAAACCGGCCTTGGTGGACTTCTACGCCACGTGGTGCGGACCCTGCAAGGCTCTGGCGCCGGTTCTCGAAGAGCTGGCCGCCGAGTACAAGGACCAGATCTACATCTACAAGATCGACACCGATGCCGAGCAGGAACTGGCTGCCGCCTTCGGCATCCGCTCGATCCCCACGCTGCTCTTCATCCCCATGGAGGGCAAACCGCAGATGGCCCAGGGTGCTCTGCCCAAAGCCACGCTCAAGAAGGCCATCAACGAAATCATGCTCAACAACAAGCAGTAA
- a CDS encoding 4Fe-4S binding protein, whose protein sequence is MALMIDAELCPQNHRCPLIRLCPVEAISQEGFSLPVIDPTRCIECGKCMRHCGMQAIHKAAQNG, encoded by the coding sequence ATGGCCCTGATGATCGACGCGGAGCTCTGCCCACAAAACCACCGCTGTCCGCTGATCCGGCTCTGCCCGGTCGAGGCCATCTCGCAGGAGGGATTCTCGCTTCCGGTGATCGACCCGACACGTTGCATCGAATGCGGCAAGTGCATGCGCCATTGCGGCATGCAGGCCATCCACAAAGCCGCACAAAATGGATAA
- a CDS encoding MarR family winged helix-turn-helix transcriptional regulator: MDKLCRIRDLQRAVMRFEADFEAHYGISLNEGMTLCSLSQCEKMCPGELGEALGLTPSNMSKVLRSVESKGLAVREMCCKDRRQFFYSVTPQGRRLLETLDCQSLELPAPLQEWLNRE; this comes from the coding sequence ATGGATAAGCTCTGCCGCATCCGCGACCTGCAGCGGGCCGTCATGCGCTTCGAAGCCGATTTCGAGGCGCATTACGGTATTTCGCTCAACGAAGGAATGACGCTCTGCTCCCTCTCGCAGTGCGAAAAGATGTGCCCCGGCGAACTGGGCGAGGCGCTCGGGTTGACGCCGTCGAACATGTCGAAGGTGCTCCGCTCGGTCGAATCGAAGGGGCTGGCAGTCCGGGAAATGTGCTGCAAGGACCGACGCCAGTTCTTCTACTCCGTCACGCCGCAGGGGCGCCGGCTGCTCGAAACGCTCGACTGCCAGTCGCTCGAACTCCCCGCTCCACTGCAGGAGTGGCTCAACCGCGAATAA
- a CDS encoding FadR/GntR family transcriptional regulator, whose product MNYSPNIKQVETVLKYIKEQLYSGRLQPGERLPAERRLAEKLGVGRAHVRAAFQKLEFYGIVQTFPQSGTVVAQEKMQILERMITDALQIEQYDFASLVYVRILLEIEAIRLSARNRTVDDLVAMEEALKECEEKFYTDERVSKDFAYHQALVRGGHNPVIASLLLVITPDVLRYYQRYRVCSVPSEEVCFEHRELLRFVREQNEEAAAEMLRHHFKSLREFASTNNDPNHFLEEQSVTSVVNE is encoded by the coding sequence ATGAACTACTCGCCCAATATCAAACAAGTCGAAACCGTCCTGAAGTATATCAAGGAGCAACTCTATTCGGGACGTCTGCAACCCGGTGAGCGTCTTCCGGCCGAGCGCCGTCTGGCCGAAAAGCTTGGCGTAGGACGCGCTCACGTCCGGGCGGCCTTCCAGAAACTCGAATTTTACGGCATCGTCCAGACCTTCCCGCAGAGCGGTACGGTTGTTGCGCAGGAGAAGATGCAAATTCTCGAGCGTATGATTACCGATGCCCTTCAGATCGAACAGTACGACTTTGCGTCGCTGGTCTACGTGCGTATTCTGCTTGAGATCGAGGCCATCCGTCTGAGTGCCCGCAACCGCACGGTCGATGATCTGGTCGCCATGGAAGAGGCTCTCAAGGAGTGCGAGGAGAAGTTCTACACCGACGAACGCGTCTCGAAGGACTTCGCCTATCATCAGGCGCTGGTCCGCGGCGGACACAATCCGGTGATTGCTTCGCTGCTGTTGGTCATCACGCCCGATGTGCTGCGCTACTATCAGCGTTACCGGGTCTGCTCGGTCCCTTCCGAGGAGGTCTGCTTCGAGCATCGCGAGCTTTTGCGTTTCGTGCGCGAACAGAACGAGGAGGCGGCTGCCGAGATGCTGCGGCATCATTTCAAGTCGCTGCGCGAGTTTGCCTCGACGAACAACGATCCGAATCACTTCCTTGAAGAGCAATCCGTCACGTCGGTCGTCAACGAGTAG
- a CDS encoding alpha/beta hydrolase yields MKKILFAALLAVTFTASAQQAAQQPAQVTNRYSMKLSQNADGSYSLINEKRYAKLIDLSKVEGLLEPYTYQRDRLQSKDYKGVEVREYVYRTHDGYELKMAVDMAVSEQPTPVVIYCHGGGWARGNNGALRTLSQYMAKQKGVTGVRIAYTLAPQPGATVEVSIDDVLAAVKYLRDHAKELNIDPSRIGFVGNSAGAHLAAVGAMRTQGAKAFVGYSGIYDLETAAICQRSKDPQRIGYFCDRDPKVLHAASPVNLVPKKNVPAALLFCGTADITVECAQSKAFAAALEKRGGKVDLEVLENYDHNLSAKASDKMEEVFFKTVDFLAENL; encoded by the coding sequence ATGAAAAAAATCCTTTTTGCAGCACTTCTGGCCGTGACATTCACGGCCTCGGCGCAACAGGCCGCACAACAGCCGGCCCAGGTTACGAACCGCTATTCGATGAAACTGTCGCAGAATGCGGATGGCAGCTATTCACTTATCAACGAAAAACGCTATGCCAAACTGATTGACCTCTCGAAGGTCGAGGGGCTGCTTGAGCCCTATACCTACCAGCGCGACCGGCTGCAATCGAAGGACTACAAAGGAGTCGAGGTGCGCGAGTACGTCTACCGCACGCACGACGGTTATGAGCTGAAAATGGCCGTCGACATGGCCGTGAGCGAGCAGCCCACTCCGGTGGTGATCTACTGCCATGGCGGCGGCTGGGCCCGCGGCAACAACGGCGCCCTGCGCACCCTGTCGCAGTACATGGCCAAACAGAAGGGCGTAACGGGTGTCCGTATCGCCTATACGCTGGCCCCGCAGCCCGGCGCCACGGTCGAGGTTTCGATCGACGACGTGCTGGCCGCCGTCAAGTACCTGCGCGACCACGCCAAGGAGCTGAACATCGACCCTTCGCGGATCGGATTTGTCGGCAATTCGGCCGGTGCCCATCTGGCTGCCGTCGGCGCCATGCGCACGCAGGGGGCGAAGGCCTTCGTCGGCTACTCGGGCATTTACGACCTGGAGACGGCCGCCATCTGCCAGCGTTCGAAGGATCCGCAGCGCATCGGCTACTTCTGCGACCGCGACCCGAAGGTGCTGCACGCCGCCTCGCCCGTGAACCTCGTACCGAAGAAGAACGTTCCGGCAGCGCTGCTCTTCTGCGGCACGGCCGACATCACGGTCGAGTGCGCACAGAGCAAGGCCTTCGCCGCAGCCCTCGAGAAGCGCGGCGGAAAGGTCGACCTCGAGGTGCTCGAGAACTACGACCACAACCTGAGCGCCAAGGCCTCGGACAAGATGGAGGAGGTCTTCTTCAAGACGGTGGATTTCCTGGCTGAAAACCTCTGA
- a CDS encoding sialate O-acetylesterase produces the protein MKRTLLLLLAATTAWSAQGKVTLPAIFGDNMVLQQQQKVLLWGDSDHEEVTLAASWSDTPVRAAVEKGRWKAEIATPEGSYAPQTLTVSDADSKVTLSNVLIGEVWICSGQSNMYMPLRGYTGQPVEGSLQTIIQSTQYRDRIRMITLPKKEAATPQRTFEGARWEIPSPTTAVLMSAAAYFFAQSLTEALDVPVGIVSTSWGGSKIEAWMDPASLTAMGYDVEKINADPKIQQRAKCGLLYNGLIAPVAGYTARGFAWYQGEANRKESARYARLMQEMVRFWRAEWGDTKNRMPFLYVQIAPYSYNDAAATDGVQVMEAQCDAQKLIPNSAMIATTDLGEELSIHPRRKREVGQRLAAEALVRCYGVRANCWSAVQVKEVKFEKDKAVVTFDNARYGMTPQHEVVPGFELAGKDGVFHPAEGRAVISKPIVEVTSKEVKEPVAVRYAFHNYTPTTLCNTYGIPVIPFRTDRE, from the coding sequence ATGAAGCGCACACTGCTCCTGCTCCTTGCCGCAACGACGGCCTGGAGCGCCCAGGGCAAGGTGACCCTGCCGGCCATCTTCGGAGACAACATGGTGCTGCAACAGCAGCAGAAGGTCCTGCTCTGGGGCGATTCCGACCACGAGGAGGTGACACTCGCCGCCTCGTGGAGCGACACCCCGGTGCGTGCGGCCGTCGAAAAGGGGCGCTGGAAGGCTGAAATCGCCACCCCCGAGGGATCCTACGCCCCGCAGACGCTCACGGTGAGCGATGCCGACTCGAAAGTGACGCTGTCGAACGTCCTGATCGGCGAGGTGTGGATCTGCTCCGGACAGTCGAACATGTACATGCCCCTGCGCGGCTACACGGGACAGCCCGTCGAGGGATCGCTGCAGACGATCATCCAGTCGACGCAGTACCGCGACCGCATCCGCATGATCACCCTTCCGAAAAAGGAGGCCGCAACGCCGCAGCGCACCTTCGAGGGGGCCCGCTGGGAGATCCCCTCACCCACGACGGCCGTGCTGATGAGCGCCGCCGCCTACTTCTTCGCACAGTCGCTCACCGAGGCGCTCGACGTGCCGGTGGGCATCGTCTCGACGAGCTGGGGCGGTTCGAAAATCGAGGCCTGGATGGACCCTGCCTCGCTCACCGCCATGGGCTACGACGTGGAGAAGATCAACGCCGACCCGAAAATCCAGCAGCGCGCCAAGTGCGGGCTGCTCTACAACGGACTGATCGCACCGGTGGCCGGCTACACGGCCCGCGGCTTTGCCTGGTATCAGGGCGAGGCCAACCGCAAGGAGTCGGCCCGCTATGCACGGCTCATGCAGGAGATGGTCCGCTTCTGGCGCGCCGAATGGGGCGACACGAAAAACCGGATGCCCTTCCTCTACGTGCAGATTGCCCCCTACTCCTACAACGACGCCGCTGCGACGGACGGCGTACAGGTGATGGAGGCACAGTGTGATGCCCAGAAGCTGATTCCCAACTCGGCGATGATCGCCACGACGGATCTGGGCGAGGAGCTCTCGATCCACCCCCGCCGCAAACGCGAAGTGGGCCAGCGGCTGGCGGCCGAAGCGCTGGTACGCTGCTACGGCGTACGGGCCAACTGCTGGTCGGCCGTCCAGGTCAAGGAGGTGAAATTCGAAAAGGACAAGGCCGTGGTCACCTTCGACAATGCCCGCTACGGCATGACCCCGCAGCACGAAGTGGTTCCGGGATTCGAACTGGCCGGCAAGGACGGCGTATTCCATCCCGCCGAGGGGCGTGCCGTCATCTCGAAACCCATCGTCGAGGTGACCTCCAAGGAGGTCAAGGAGCCGGTCGCCGTGCGCTACGCCTTCCACAACTACACGCCCACGACCCTCTGCAACACCTACGGAATTCCCGTCATTCCCTTCCGCACGGATCGCGAATAG
- a CDS encoding alginate lyase family protein, with product MKRILLLMASLAALVPASAQYSFNGELLDRLAEAYRKGDPRAVKAVEEVAAEADSTLLGMEPLTVTAKKQLPPSGDRRDYLSLSPYWWPDPSKPDGLPYIRRDGERNPEVYDCPERENGDRLGAVTRTLAVLYRVTGDERYAEKCAQLLRTWFLDPKLGMNPNMTYAQLIRGRQTIRGTGIIDSRRMAFALNAAQLIDSSPAWSDYDRRELREWARTFLYWMEHSVNGQKELHAANNHGLWYDAIRLMTARAAGLDDRVREIACESVKPRFAKQVAEDGTLPEELVRTLSLHYSTFVLEALSTARNVARAEGVELWEMPEAQRALEYLIPYYESPEKWPWPQIKPFAQRRGAALLYEAGLALDRPEWVETARRIGFHTSKADFEAMLHFELQ from the coding sequence ATGAAACGTATCTTGTTGCTGATGGCGTCGTTGGCGGCGCTTGTGCCGGCCAGTGCGCAGTACTCGTTCAACGGTGAGTTGCTCGACCGCCTTGCGGAGGCTTACCGGAAGGGGGATCCCCGGGCCGTGAAGGCGGTCGAAGAGGTGGCAGCCGAGGCTGACAGCACGCTGCTCGGCATGGAGCCGCTGACGGTGACGGCCAAGAAGCAGCTGCCACCCAGCGGTGACCGCCGCGACTACCTGTCGCTGTCGCCCTACTGGTGGCCCGACCCCTCGAAACCCGACGGCCTGCCCTATATCCGCCGCGACGGTGAACGCAACCCCGAGGTCTACGATTGTCCCGAGCGTGAGAACGGTGACCGGTTGGGGGCTGTGACCCGTACGCTGGCGGTGCTCTACCGTGTGACGGGCGACGAGCGCTATGCGGAGAAGTGTGCCCAATTGCTGCGGACGTGGTTCCTCGACCCCAAGCTGGGCATGAACCCCAACATGACCTATGCCCAGCTGATCAGGGGCCGTCAGACGATTCGCGGAACGGGAATCATCGATTCGCGCCGCATGGCCTTTGCGCTGAATGCCGCCCAACTGATCGACTCGTCGCCGGCGTGGAGCGACTACGACCGCCGTGAACTGCGCGAGTGGGCGCGGACCTTCCTCTACTGGATGGAGCACAGCGTCAACGGACAGAAGGAGCTCCACGCGGCGAACAACCACGGCCTGTGGTACGATGCCATCCGGCTGATGACGGCCCGGGCTGCGGGACTTGACGACCGTGTTCGGGAGATTGCCTGTGAATCGGTCAAACCCCGGTTTGCCAAGCAGGTGGCCGAGGACGGTACGCTTCCCGAGGAGCTGGTGCGCACGCTTTCGCTGCACTATTCGACCTTCGTGTTGGAGGCCCTCTCGACGGCACGCAACGTGGCGCGTGCCGAAGGCGTCGAGTTGTGGGAGATGCCTGAGGCGCAGCGCGCGCTGGAGTATCTGATTCCCTACTACGAATCGCCCGAAAAGTGGCCCTGGCCGCAGATCAAACCCTTCGCACAGCGGCGCGGTGCGGCGCTGCTCTATGAGGCGGGGCTGGCGCTCGATCGCCCGGAGTGGGTCGAGACGGCCCGCCGCATCGGCTTTCATACGTCGAAAGCCGATTTCGAGGCGATGCTCCATTTCGAACTGCAGTAG
- a CDS encoding SDR family NAD(P)-dependent oxidoreductase, with protein MKLSGKVAVVTGGARDLGRAISVKLAAEGAKVCLNYFDNPDDAQKTLEMIKAEGGEAIAVQGDMTKAADVKNLFAKAAEAYGGKVDILVNVVGGLVGRKLITEQDEKWYDFIMDVNMRSVFLCTREVVPMMPAGGSIVNFSSQAARDGGGPGASVYATAKAAVMCHTRAMAKELGPQGIRVNALAPGMINTSFHDRFTKPEARENLHHTAPLRREGNASEVADLVCFLACDESSYITGTNIDINGGVLFS; from the coding sequence ATGAAACTGAGTGGAAAAGTAGCCGTCGTAACGGGCGGTGCGCGCGACCTGGGTCGTGCAATTTCTGTGAAACTGGCTGCCGAAGGTGCCAAGGTTTGCCTGAACTACTTCGACAATCCGGACGATGCCCAGAAGACCCTTGAGATGATCAAGGCCGAGGGTGGCGAGGCCATTGCCGTACAGGGCGACATGACGAAGGCTGCCGACGTGAAGAACCTCTTCGCCAAGGCTGCCGAGGCTTACGGCGGCAAGGTGGATATCCTGGTCAACGTCGTAGGTGGTCTGGTGGGCCGCAAGCTCATCACCGAGCAGGATGAGAAGTGGTATGATTTCATCATGGATGTCAACATGCGTTCGGTATTCCTCTGCACCCGCGAGGTAGTTCCGATGATGCCTGCCGGCGGTTCGATCGTCAACTTCTCGTCGCAGGCTGCCCGTGACGGTGGTGGCCCGGGTGCTTCGGTTTACGCTACGGCCAAGGCTGCCGTTATGTGCCACACGCGTGCCATGGCCAAGGAGCTCGGCCCGCAGGGAATCCGTGTCAACGCCCTGGCTCCGGGTATGATCAACACCTCGTTCCACGACCGCTTCACGAAGCCCGAGGCTCGTGAGAACCTCCACCACACCGCTCCGCTGCGTCGTGAGGGTAATGCTTCGGAGGTTGCCGACCTGGTATGCTTCCTGGCTTGCGACGAGTCGAGCTACATCACCGGTACGAACATCGATATCAACGGTGGTGTCCTCTTCTCGTAG
- a CDS encoding MFS transporter, with amino-acid sequence MKINGLRWIVLALIAIVTIINYLDRGTLNYMWVANTKVVCAAGDYTYDAAADTYTVLSDGKSVTLAGDEVTKLTDGAIEYVKHGGIAKELGLIDVNASAEEQQRQAKNMLAVITMFFMIAYGVSQLVSGKIYDRIGTRRGFTLSALVWGGADALASISTGLKSLTFFRVMLGLGEAGPWPGTTKSNAEWFPQKERALAQGIFGAAASVGSIISPVLIPMLFLAFGWRVTFAVVGSLGIIWVIPWLIINKKGPKEHPWITDKEREYIISGQPECRVSCDTAKSWGRLLSERKNYAVILGRFFLDPIWWMFVTWLPIYLIEVFGLDIKQIAMSAWVPYVGAAIGSVAGGWFSGLLINRGKTVNFARKAAMIVGSCFIIPGMILAAVASSATMAVIMMAFILGGYQFVMTNIQTLASDLQTGKAVGSLAGLGGASAVLGTIISILCIPYLTQSGDWTAFFILGAALVPACLLCVFLFGGRIEQLNK; translated from the coding sequence ATGAAAATCAATGGATTGCGGTGGATCGTCCTGGCGTTGATCGCCATCGTGACGATCATCAACTACCTCGACCGTGGCACGCTCAACTACATGTGGGTGGCCAATACGAAGGTGGTCTGCGCCGCGGGTGACTACACCTACGACGCTGCGGCCGATACCTATACGGTGCTTTCGGACGGCAAGTCGGTGACGCTGGCAGGTGACGAGGTGACCAAACTCACCGACGGAGCCATCGAATATGTCAAGCATGGCGGTATTGCCAAGGAGCTGGGGCTGATCGACGTCAACGCCTCGGCCGAAGAGCAGCAGCGGCAGGCCAAGAACATGCTGGCCGTCATCACGATGTTCTTCATGATCGCCTACGGCGTGAGCCAGCTCGTCTCGGGCAAGATCTACGACCGGATCGGTACGCGGCGGGGCTTTACCCTCTCGGCGCTGGTCTGGGGCGGTGCCGATGCGCTGGCCTCGATCTCGACGGGTCTCAAGTCGCTGACCTTCTTCCGCGTGATGCTCGGACTGGGCGAAGCCGGACCGTGGCCCGGAACCACCAAGTCCAATGCCGAGTGGTTCCCGCAGAAGGAGCGTGCCCTGGCTCAGGGTATCTTTGGTGCGGCCGCTTCGGTGGGATCGATCATCTCGCCGGTGTTGATCCCGATGCTGTTCCTGGCCTTCGGCTGGCGGGTGACCTTCGCCGTGGTGGGTTCGCTGGGCATCATCTGGGTGATCCCCTGGCTGATCATCAACAAGAAGGGACCCAAGGAGCACCCCTGGATCACCGACAAGGAGCGCGAATACATCATCTCGGGTCAGCCCGAGTGCCGCGTCTCGTGCGATACGGCCAAGTCGTGGGGACGGCTGCTCAGCGAGCGCAAGAACTACGCCGTCATTCTGGGCCGCTTCTTCCTGGATCCCATCTGGTGGATGTTCGTCACGTGGCTGCCGATCTACCTGATCGAGGTCTTCGGGCTGGACATCAAGCAGATCGCCATGTCGGCCTGGGTGCCCTACGTGGGTGCCGCCATCGGCTCGGTAGCCGGCGGATGGTTCTCGGGACTGTTGATCAATCGTGGAAAAACCGTTAACTTTGCACGCAAAGCCGCGATGATCGTCGGATCGTGCTTCATCATTCCGGGCATGATTTTGGCCGCTGTCGCCTCGTCGGCAACGATGGCCGTCATCATGATGGCCTTCATCCTGGGCGGTTATCAGTTCGTGATGACCAACATCCAGACCCTTGCCAGCGACCTGCAGACCGGCAAGGCCGTCGGTTCGCTGGCCGGACTGGGCGGCGCTTCGGCCGTGCTCGGAACCATCATCTCGATCCTGTGCATCCCCTACCTGACGCAGAGCGGCGACTGGACGGCCTTCTTCATCCTCGGAGCGGCTCTCGTCCCGGCCTGCCTGCTGTGCGTCTTCCTCTTCGGCGGACGGATCGAGCAGCTGAACAAGTAA
- a CDS encoding cupin domain-containing protein, with translation MKTRSETFQLESELPWETPGPGIRRQIMGYDGQLMIVKVHFDKGAVGTMHAHYHSQATYVASGKFELTIGDEKKVLGAGDGYYVAPDEIHGCVCLEPGILIDTFSPHREDFLKK, from the coding sequence ATGAAAACACGCAGTGAAACATTCCAGCTCGAGAGCGAGCTTCCGTGGGAGACCCCGGGACCGGGTATCCGTCGTCAGATCATGGGTTATGACGGCCAGTTGATGATCGTGAAGGTCCATTTCGACAAGGGCGCCGTGGGCACGATGCACGCCCACTACCACAGCCAGGCTACCTACGTGGCCAGCGGCAAGTTCGAACTGACGATCGGTGATGAAAAGAAGGTGCTCGGAGCGGGCGACGGCTATTACGTGGCTCCGGACGAGATCCACGGATGCGTCTGCCTTGAGCCGGGTATTCTGATCGACACCTTCTCGCCCCACCGCGAGGATTTCCTCAAGAAGTAA